A genomic stretch from Silurus meridionalis isolate SWU-2019-XX chromosome 1, ASM1480568v1, whole genome shotgun sequence includes:
- the lrrfip1b gene encoding leucine-rich repeat flightless-interacting protein 2 isoform X9, whose product MGTQVTGRKRIPNREKVSAEDDALSQIAREAEARLAAKRAARAEAREIRLKELERQQKEISDDEERMSVGSRGSLRVEERSDFLEKGSRTASTLSAATLASLGGGFSRRGSCDTSISVDTEASIREMKDSLAEAEEKYRKAMVSNAQLDNEKSNLMYQVDTLRDTLMELEELLYETRRECEEKTKEYDRERHAHNILQFQFNEMKETLKQSEELLKEAQQLRSKRESYVSEISDLQETLEWKEKKIAALERQKEYSDIIQDERDALRNEVFRLRDALKKHGISLGSEVTTNGETGNNMTNGPECVESAQDGPAMSADSILERSPEDQAPKMDSTSCMEVAYSEVKRTEDMDSSARASCSFVQIQEYYRIPKTIEYYRGQSVCAENVPDEIIHDSVVAQNNVMLKAEKNANKQNEQKEEPWVEENTSVTEDPESLLSRGTNEELAPSQFIKANNQYKPTNRTGEETAEKMDLPRPTKSYQDPRKAIPSTNVAMTSYGKGYLSSSSEQEFETELKFESGAVKSCFFTIPVEEKGIASFLDSCQEALPLEFEVVRHEESDMARAAQQGETNSAVDDRKHNSTRLKTMSKQDCIVS is encoded by the exons ATCTCGGATGACGAGGAGCGGATGTCTGTTGGAAGTAGGGGCAGTTTGAGG GTGGAAGAGAGATCTGACTTCTTGGAAAAG GGATCAAGGACAGCATCTACTCTCTCTGCTGCCACTTTGGCCTCACTAGGTGGGGGCTTTTCTCGGAGAGGCAGCTGTGACACTTCCATATCGGTCGACACAGAGGCCTCCATACGAGAGATGAAG GACTCTCTGGCTGAGGCTGAAGAGAAGTATCGAAAGGCCATGGTGTCCAATGCTCAGCTAGATAATGAGAAGTCCAACCTGATGTACCAAGTAGACACACTGCGAGACACACTGATGGAGCTGGAAGAGCTGCTTTATGAGACACGCAGGGAGTGTGAAGAGAAAACAAAG GAGTACGATCGGGAGCGCCATGCTCACAACATCCTGCAGTTCCAGTTTAATGAGATGAAGGAGACGTTAAAACAGAGTGAGGAACTATTGAAG GAAGCACAACAATTGCGCTCAAAGCGGGAGAGCTATGTTAGCGAGATCTCTGATCTACAGGAAACATTGGaatggaaggagaaaaaaattgcG GCCTTAGAGAGGCAGAAGGAATATTCAGACATAATCCAAGATGAACGTGATGCACTGAGGAATGAGGTTTTCCGGCTGAGGGATGCTCTAAAG AAACATGGCATATCCCTTGGATCTGAGGTGACAACAAATGGCGAGACTGGAAACAACATGACTAATGGACCTGAATGTGTAGAATCGGCTCAAGATGGACCAGCTATGAGCGCTGACAGCATCTTAG AGAGATCTCCAGAGGATCAGGCACCTAAAATGGACAGCACATCATGCATGGAAGTGGCTTATTCAGAAGTAAAAAGAACTGAAGATATGGATTCCAGTGCAAGAGCATCATGCAGTTTTGTACAGATTCAAGAGTACTACAGAATTCCTAAAACAATTGAATATTACAGGGGTCAGTCGGTTTGTGCGGAAAATGTACCAGATGAAATAATACATGATAGTGTGGTAGCTCAGAATAATGTTATGctcaaagcagaaaaaaatgcgAACAAACAAAACGAGCAGAAGGAAGAACCTTGGGTAGAGGAGAACACAAGTGTCACTGAAGACCCAGAAAGTCTTTTGAGTCGAGGTACAAATGAAGAACTTGCACCATCCCAATTTATTAAAGCTAACAATCAGTATAAGCCTACAAACCGAACCGGTGAAGAAACAGCGGAGAAAATGGACCTACCTAGACCCACTAAAAGCTATCAAGATCCAAGAAAAGCTATTCCCAGCACAAATGTAGCAATGACCAGCTATGGAAAAGGATATCTTTCTTCAAGCAGTGAGCAAGAGTTTGAAACAGAGCTAAAATTTGAATCAGGGGCTGTGAAGAGTTGCTTCTTTACCATCCCAGTAGAAGAGAAAGGCATCGCTTCATTTTTAGACAGCTGCCAAGAAGCTTTGCCATTAGAATTTGAAGTCGTCAGGCATGAGGAATCAGATATGGCCAGAGCGGCGCAACAGGGAGAGACAAATTCTGCTGTTGatgacagaaaacacaacaGCACAAGGCTTAAGACCATGAGCAAACAGGATTGTATTGTGtcctaa
- the lrrfip1b gene encoding leucine-rich repeat flightless-interacting protein 1 isoform X5, with translation MGTQVTGRKRIPNREKVSAEDDALSQIAREAEARLAAKRAARAEAREIRLKELERQQKEISDDEERMSVGSRGSLRPTDYGGFLGSGSRASSRASSARASPVVEERSDFLEKGSRTASTLSAATLASLGGGFSRRGSCDTSISVDTEASIREMKDSLAEAEEKYRKAMVSNAQLDNEKSNLMYQVDTLRDTLMELEELLYETRRECEEKTKEYDRERHAHNILQFQFNEMKETLKQSEELLKEAQQLRSKRESYVSEISDLQETLEWKEKKIAALERQKEYSDIIQDERDALRNEVFRLRDALKKHGISLGSEVTTNGETGNNMTNGPECVESAQDGPAMSADSILERSPEDQAPKMDSTSCMEVAYSEVKRTEDMDSSARASCSFVQIQEYYRIPKTIEYYRGQSVCAENVPDEIIHDSVVAQNNVMLKAEKNANKQNEQKEEPWVEENTSVTEDPESLLSRGTNEELAPSQFIKANNQYKPTNRTGEETAEKMDLPRPTKSYQDPRKAIPSTNVAMTSYGKGYLSSSSEQEFETELKFESGAVKSCFFTIPVEEKGIASFLDSCQEALPLEFEVVRHEESDMARAAQQGETNSAVDDRKHNSTRLKTMSKQDCIVS, from the exons ATCTCGGATGACGAGGAGCGGATGTCTGTTGGAAGTAGGGGCAGTTTGAGG CCTACAGACTATGGGGGATTTTTGGGCTCCGGTTCCAGGGCCTCGTCACGGGCCAGTTCAGCTCGTGCCAGCCCTGTG GTGGAAGAGAGATCTGACTTCTTGGAAAAG GGATCAAGGACAGCATCTACTCTCTCTGCTGCCACTTTGGCCTCACTAGGTGGGGGCTTTTCTCGGAGAGGCAGCTGTGACACTTCCATATCGGTCGACACAGAGGCCTCCATACGAGAGATGAAG GACTCTCTGGCTGAGGCTGAAGAGAAGTATCGAAAGGCCATGGTGTCCAATGCTCAGCTAGATAATGAGAAGTCCAACCTGATGTACCAAGTAGACACACTGCGAGACACACTGATGGAGCTGGAAGAGCTGCTTTATGAGACACGCAGGGAGTGTGAAGAGAAAACAAAG GAGTACGATCGGGAGCGCCATGCTCACAACATCCTGCAGTTCCAGTTTAATGAGATGAAGGAGACGTTAAAACAGAGTGAGGAACTATTGAAG GAAGCACAACAATTGCGCTCAAAGCGGGAGAGCTATGTTAGCGAGATCTCTGATCTACAGGAAACATTGGaatggaaggagaaaaaaattgcG GCCTTAGAGAGGCAGAAGGAATATTCAGACATAATCCAAGATGAACGTGATGCACTGAGGAATGAGGTTTTCCGGCTGAGGGATGCTCTAAAG AAACATGGCATATCCCTTGGATCTGAGGTGACAACAAATGGCGAGACTGGAAACAACATGACTAATGGACCTGAATGTGTAGAATCGGCTCAAGATGGACCAGCTATGAGCGCTGACAGCATCTTAG AGAGATCTCCAGAGGATCAGGCACCTAAAATGGACAGCACATCATGCATGGAAGTGGCTTATTCAGAAGTAAAAAGAACTGAAGATATGGATTCCAGTGCAAGAGCATCATGCAGTTTTGTACAGATTCAAGAGTACTACAGAATTCCTAAAACAATTGAATATTACAGGGGTCAGTCGGTTTGTGCGGAAAATGTACCAGATGAAATAATACATGATAGTGTGGTAGCTCAGAATAATGTTATGctcaaagcagaaaaaaatgcgAACAAACAAAACGAGCAGAAGGAAGAACCTTGGGTAGAGGAGAACACAAGTGTCACTGAAGACCCAGAAAGTCTTTTGAGTCGAGGTACAAATGAAGAACTTGCACCATCCCAATTTATTAAAGCTAACAATCAGTATAAGCCTACAAACCGAACCGGTGAAGAAACAGCGGAGAAAATGGACCTACCTAGACCCACTAAAAGCTATCAAGATCCAAGAAAAGCTATTCCCAGCACAAATGTAGCAATGACCAGCTATGGAAAAGGATATCTTTCTTCAAGCAGTGAGCAAGAGTTTGAAACAGAGCTAAAATTTGAATCAGGGGCTGTGAAGAGTTGCTTCTTTACCATCCCAGTAGAAGAGAAAGGCATCGCTTCATTTTTAGACAGCTGCCAAGAAGCTTTGCCATTAGAATTTGAAGTCGTCAGGCATGAGGAATCAGATATGGCCAGAGCGGCGCAACAGGGAGAGACAAATTCTGCTGTTGatgacagaaaacacaacaGCACAAGGCTTAAGACCATGAGCAAACAGGATTGTATTGTGtcctaa
- the lrrfip1b gene encoding leucine-rich repeat flightless-interacting protein 2 isoform X2: protein MGTQVTGRKRIPNREKVSAEDDALSQIAREAEARLAAKRAARAEAREIRLKELERQQKEKYHGHGLDSKWGHIEQWMEDSERYSRHSRRHTSISDDEERMSVGSRGSLRPTDYGGFLGSGSRASSRASSARASPVVEERSDFLEKGSRTASTLSAATLASLGGGFSRRGSCDTSISVDTEASIREMKDSLAEAEEKYRKAMVSNAQLDNEKSNLMYQVDTLRDTLMELEELLYETRRECEEKTKEYDRERHAHNILQFQFNEMKETLKQSEELLKEAQQLRSKRESYVSEISDLQETLEWKEKKIAALERQKEYSDIIQDERDALRNEVFRLRDALKKHGISLGSEVTTNGETGNNMTNGPECVESAQDGPAMSADSILERSPEDQAPKMDSTSCMEVAYSEVKRTEDMDSSARASCSFVQIQEYYRIPKTIEYYRGQSVCAENVPDEIIHDSVVAQNNVMLKAEKNANKQNEQKEEPWVEENTSVTEDPESLLSRGTNEELAPSQFIKANNQYKPTNRTGEETAEKMDLPRPTKSYQDPRKAIPSTNVAMTSYGKGYLSSSSEQEFETELKFESGAVKSCFFTIPVEEKGIASFLDSCQEALPLEFEVVRHEESDMARAAQQGETNSAVDDRKHNSTRLKTMSKQDCIVS, encoded by the exons AAATACCATGGGCATGGGCTGGACAGCAAATGGGGCCATATTGAGCAGTGGATG GAGGACAGCGAGCGTTACTCGCGCCACTCACGGAGACACACATCG ATCTCGGATGACGAGGAGCGGATGTCTGTTGGAAGTAGGGGCAGTTTGAGG CCTACAGACTATGGGGGATTTTTGGGCTCCGGTTCCAGGGCCTCGTCACGGGCCAGTTCAGCTCGTGCCAGCCCTGTG GTGGAAGAGAGATCTGACTTCTTGGAAAAG GGATCAAGGACAGCATCTACTCTCTCTGCTGCCACTTTGGCCTCACTAGGTGGGGGCTTTTCTCGGAGAGGCAGCTGTGACACTTCCATATCGGTCGACACAGAGGCCTCCATACGAGAGATGAAG GACTCTCTGGCTGAGGCTGAAGAGAAGTATCGAAAGGCCATGGTGTCCAATGCTCAGCTAGATAATGAGAAGTCCAACCTGATGTACCAAGTAGACACACTGCGAGACACACTGATGGAGCTGGAAGAGCTGCTTTATGAGACACGCAGGGAGTGTGAAGAGAAAACAAAG GAGTACGATCGGGAGCGCCATGCTCACAACATCCTGCAGTTCCAGTTTAATGAGATGAAGGAGACGTTAAAACAGAGTGAGGAACTATTGAAG GAAGCACAACAATTGCGCTCAAAGCGGGAGAGCTATGTTAGCGAGATCTCTGATCTACAGGAAACATTGGaatggaaggagaaaaaaattgcG GCCTTAGAGAGGCAGAAGGAATATTCAGACATAATCCAAGATGAACGTGATGCACTGAGGAATGAGGTTTTCCGGCTGAGGGATGCTCTAAAG AAACATGGCATATCCCTTGGATCTGAGGTGACAACAAATGGCGAGACTGGAAACAACATGACTAATGGACCTGAATGTGTAGAATCGGCTCAAGATGGACCAGCTATGAGCGCTGACAGCATCTTAG AGAGATCTCCAGAGGATCAGGCACCTAAAATGGACAGCACATCATGCATGGAAGTGGCTTATTCAGAAGTAAAAAGAACTGAAGATATGGATTCCAGTGCAAGAGCATCATGCAGTTTTGTACAGATTCAAGAGTACTACAGAATTCCTAAAACAATTGAATATTACAGGGGTCAGTCGGTTTGTGCGGAAAATGTACCAGATGAAATAATACATGATAGTGTGGTAGCTCAGAATAATGTTATGctcaaagcagaaaaaaatgcgAACAAACAAAACGAGCAGAAGGAAGAACCTTGGGTAGAGGAGAACACAAGTGTCACTGAAGACCCAGAAAGTCTTTTGAGTCGAGGTACAAATGAAGAACTTGCACCATCCCAATTTATTAAAGCTAACAATCAGTATAAGCCTACAAACCGAACCGGTGAAGAAACAGCGGAGAAAATGGACCTACCTAGACCCACTAAAAGCTATCAAGATCCAAGAAAAGCTATTCCCAGCACAAATGTAGCAATGACCAGCTATGGAAAAGGATATCTTTCTTCAAGCAGTGAGCAAGAGTTTGAAACAGAGCTAAAATTTGAATCAGGGGCTGTGAAGAGTTGCTTCTTTACCATCCCAGTAGAAGAGAAAGGCATCGCTTCATTTTTAGACAGCTGCCAAGAAGCTTTGCCATTAGAATTTGAAGTCGTCAGGCATGAGGAATCAGATATGGCCAGAGCGGCGCAACAGGGAGAGACAAATTCTGCTGTTGatgacagaaaacacaacaGCACAAGGCTTAAGACCATGAGCAAACAGGATTGTATTGTGtcctaa
- the lrrfip1b gene encoding leucine-rich repeat flightless-interacting protein 1 isoform X7: MGTQVTGRKRIPNREKVSAEDDALSQIAREAEARLAAKRAARAEAREIRLKELERQQKEIYQAQRISDDEERMSVGSRGSLRVEERSDFLEKGSRTASTLSAATLASLGGGFSRRGSCDTSISVDTEASIREMKDSLAEAEEKYRKAMVSNAQLDNEKSNLMYQVDTLRDTLMELEELLYETRRECEEKTKEYDRERHAHNILQFQFNEMKETLKQSEELLKEAQQLRSKRESYVSEISDLQETLEWKEKKIAALERQKEYSDIIQDERDALRNEVFRLRDALKKHGISLGSEVTTNGETGNNMTNGPECVESAQDGPAMSADSILERSPEDQAPKMDSTSCMEVAYSEVKRTEDMDSSARASCSFVQIQEYYRIPKTIEYYRGQSVCAENVPDEIIHDSVVAQNNVMLKAEKNANKQNEQKEEPWVEENTSVTEDPESLLSRGTNEELAPSQFIKANNQYKPTNRTGEETAEKMDLPRPTKSYQDPRKAIPSTNVAMTSYGKGYLSSSSEQEFETELKFESGAVKSCFFTIPVEEKGIASFLDSCQEALPLEFEVVRHEESDMARAAQQGETNSAVDDRKHNSTRLKTMSKQDCIVS; this comes from the exons ATTTATCAAGCTCAAAGG ATCTCGGATGACGAGGAGCGGATGTCTGTTGGAAGTAGGGGCAGTTTGAGG GTGGAAGAGAGATCTGACTTCTTGGAAAAG GGATCAAGGACAGCATCTACTCTCTCTGCTGCCACTTTGGCCTCACTAGGTGGGGGCTTTTCTCGGAGAGGCAGCTGTGACACTTCCATATCGGTCGACACAGAGGCCTCCATACGAGAGATGAAG GACTCTCTGGCTGAGGCTGAAGAGAAGTATCGAAAGGCCATGGTGTCCAATGCTCAGCTAGATAATGAGAAGTCCAACCTGATGTACCAAGTAGACACACTGCGAGACACACTGATGGAGCTGGAAGAGCTGCTTTATGAGACACGCAGGGAGTGTGAAGAGAAAACAAAG GAGTACGATCGGGAGCGCCATGCTCACAACATCCTGCAGTTCCAGTTTAATGAGATGAAGGAGACGTTAAAACAGAGTGAGGAACTATTGAAG GAAGCACAACAATTGCGCTCAAAGCGGGAGAGCTATGTTAGCGAGATCTCTGATCTACAGGAAACATTGGaatggaaggagaaaaaaattgcG GCCTTAGAGAGGCAGAAGGAATATTCAGACATAATCCAAGATGAACGTGATGCACTGAGGAATGAGGTTTTCCGGCTGAGGGATGCTCTAAAG AAACATGGCATATCCCTTGGATCTGAGGTGACAACAAATGGCGAGACTGGAAACAACATGACTAATGGACCTGAATGTGTAGAATCGGCTCAAGATGGACCAGCTATGAGCGCTGACAGCATCTTAG AGAGATCTCCAGAGGATCAGGCACCTAAAATGGACAGCACATCATGCATGGAAGTGGCTTATTCAGAAGTAAAAAGAACTGAAGATATGGATTCCAGTGCAAGAGCATCATGCAGTTTTGTACAGATTCAAGAGTACTACAGAATTCCTAAAACAATTGAATATTACAGGGGTCAGTCGGTTTGTGCGGAAAATGTACCAGATGAAATAATACATGATAGTGTGGTAGCTCAGAATAATGTTATGctcaaagcagaaaaaaatgcgAACAAACAAAACGAGCAGAAGGAAGAACCTTGGGTAGAGGAGAACACAAGTGTCACTGAAGACCCAGAAAGTCTTTTGAGTCGAGGTACAAATGAAGAACTTGCACCATCCCAATTTATTAAAGCTAACAATCAGTATAAGCCTACAAACCGAACCGGTGAAGAAACAGCGGAGAAAATGGACCTACCTAGACCCACTAAAAGCTATCAAGATCCAAGAAAAGCTATTCCCAGCACAAATGTAGCAATGACCAGCTATGGAAAAGGATATCTTTCTTCAAGCAGTGAGCAAGAGTTTGAAACAGAGCTAAAATTTGAATCAGGGGCTGTGAAGAGTTGCTTCTTTACCATCCCAGTAGAAGAGAAAGGCATCGCTTCATTTTTAGACAGCTGCCAAGAAGCTTTGCCATTAGAATTTGAAGTCGTCAGGCATGAGGAATCAGATATGGCCAGAGCGGCGCAACAGGGAGAGACAAATTCTGCTGTTGatgacagaaaacacaacaGCACAAGGCTTAAGACCATGAGCAAACAGGATTGTATTGTGtcctaa
- the lrrfip1b gene encoding leucine-rich repeat flightless-interacting protein 1 isoform X10 — translation MCSSWCDFSEIYQAQRISDDEERMSVGSRGSLRPTDYGGFLGSGSRASSRASSARASPVVEERSDFLEKGSRTASTLSAATLASLGGGFSRRGSCDTSISVDTEASIREMKDSLAEAEEKYRKAMVSNAQLDNEKSNLMYQVDTLRDTLMELEELLYETRRECEEKTKEYDRERHAHNILQFQFNEMKETLKQSEELLKEAQQLRSKRESYVSEISDLQETLEWKEKKIAALERQKEYSDIIQDERDALRNEVFRLRDALKKHGISLGSEVTTNGETGNNMTNGPECVESAQDGPAMSADSILERSPEDQAPKMDSTSCMEVAYSEVKRTEDMDSSARASCSFVQIQEYYRIPKTIEYYRGQSVCAENVPDEIIHDSVVAQNNVMLKAEKNANKQNEQKEEPWVEENTSVTEDPESLLSRGTNEELAPSQFIKANNQYKPTNRTGEETAEKMDLPRPTKSYQDPRKAIPSTNVAMTSYGKGYLSSSSEQEFETELKFESGAVKSCFFTIPVEEKGIASFLDSCQEALPLEFEVVRHEESDMARAAQQGETNSAVDDRKHNSTRLKTMSKQDCIVS, via the exons ATTTATCAAGCTCAAAGG ATCTCGGATGACGAGGAGCGGATGTCTGTTGGAAGTAGGGGCAGTTTGAGG CCTACAGACTATGGGGGATTTTTGGGCTCCGGTTCCAGGGCCTCGTCACGGGCCAGTTCAGCTCGTGCCAGCCCTGTG GTGGAAGAGAGATCTGACTTCTTGGAAAAG GGATCAAGGACAGCATCTACTCTCTCTGCTGCCACTTTGGCCTCACTAGGTGGGGGCTTTTCTCGGAGAGGCAGCTGTGACACTTCCATATCGGTCGACACAGAGGCCTCCATACGAGAGATGAAG GACTCTCTGGCTGAGGCTGAAGAGAAGTATCGAAAGGCCATGGTGTCCAATGCTCAGCTAGATAATGAGAAGTCCAACCTGATGTACCAAGTAGACACACTGCGAGACACACTGATGGAGCTGGAAGAGCTGCTTTATGAGACACGCAGGGAGTGTGAAGAGAAAACAAAG GAGTACGATCGGGAGCGCCATGCTCACAACATCCTGCAGTTCCAGTTTAATGAGATGAAGGAGACGTTAAAACAGAGTGAGGAACTATTGAAG GAAGCACAACAATTGCGCTCAAAGCGGGAGAGCTATGTTAGCGAGATCTCTGATCTACAGGAAACATTGGaatggaaggagaaaaaaattgcG GCCTTAGAGAGGCAGAAGGAATATTCAGACATAATCCAAGATGAACGTGATGCACTGAGGAATGAGGTTTTCCGGCTGAGGGATGCTCTAAAG AAACATGGCATATCCCTTGGATCTGAGGTGACAACAAATGGCGAGACTGGAAACAACATGACTAATGGACCTGAATGTGTAGAATCGGCTCAAGATGGACCAGCTATGAGCGCTGACAGCATCTTAG AGAGATCTCCAGAGGATCAGGCACCTAAAATGGACAGCACATCATGCATGGAAGTGGCTTATTCAGAAGTAAAAAGAACTGAAGATATGGATTCCAGTGCAAGAGCATCATGCAGTTTTGTACAGATTCAAGAGTACTACAGAATTCCTAAAACAATTGAATATTACAGGGGTCAGTCGGTTTGTGCGGAAAATGTACCAGATGAAATAATACATGATAGTGTGGTAGCTCAGAATAATGTTATGctcaaagcagaaaaaaatgcgAACAAACAAAACGAGCAGAAGGAAGAACCTTGGGTAGAGGAGAACACAAGTGTCACTGAAGACCCAGAAAGTCTTTTGAGTCGAGGTACAAATGAAGAACTTGCACCATCCCAATTTATTAAAGCTAACAATCAGTATAAGCCTACAAACCGAACCGGTGAAGAAACAGCGGAGAAAATGGACCTACCTAGACCCACTAAAAGCTATCAAGATCCAAGAAAAGCTATTCCCAGCACAAATGTAGCAATGACCAGCTATGGAAAAGGATATCTTTCTTCAAGCAGTGAGCAAGAGTTTGAAACAGAGCTAAAATTTGAATCAGGGGCTGTGAAGAGTTGCTTCTTTACCATCCCAGTAGAAGAGAAAGGCATCGCTTCATTTTTAGACAGCTGCCAAGAAGCTTTGCCATTAGAATTTGAAGTCGTCAGGCATGAGGAATCAGATATGGCCAGAGCGGCGCAACAGGGAGAGACAAATTCTGCTGTTGatgacagaaaacacaacaGCACAAGGCTTAAGACCATGAGCAAACAGGATTGTATTGTGtcctaa
- the lrrfip1b gene encoding leucine-rich repeat flightless-interacting protein 2 isoform X1 translates to MGTQVTGRKRIPNREKVSAEDDALSQIAREAEARLAAKRAARAEAREIRLKELERQQKEIYQAQRKYHGHGLDSKWGHIEQWMEDSERYSRHSRRHTSISDDEERMSVGSRGSLRPTDYGGFLGSGSRASSRASSARASPVVEERSDFLEKGSRTASTLSAATLASLGGGFSRRGSCDTSISVDTEASIREMKDSLAEAEEKYRKAMVSNAQLDNEKSNLMYQVDTLRDTLMELEELLYETRRECEEKTKEYDRERHAHNILQFQFNEMKETLKQSEELLKEAQQLRSKRESYVSEISDLQETLEWKEKKIAALERQKEYSDIIQDERDALRNEVFRLRDALKKHGISLGSEVTTNGETGNNMTNGPECVESAQDGPAMSADSILERSPEDQAPKMDSTSCMEVAYSEVKRTEDMDSSARASCSFVQIQEYYRIPKTIEYYRGQSVCAENVPDEIIHDSVVAQNNVMLKAEKNANKQNEQKEEPWVEENTSVTEDPESLLSRGTNEELAPSQFIKANNQYKPTNRTGEETAEKMDLPRPTKSYQDPRKAIPSTNVAMTSYGKGYLSSSSEQEFETELKFESGAVKSCFFTIPVEEKGIASFLDSCQEALPLEFEVVRHEESDMARAAQQGETNSAVDDRKHNSTRLKTMSKQDCIVS, encoded by the exons ATTTATCAAGCTCAAAGG AAATACCATGGGCATGGGCTGGACAGCAAATGGGGCCATATTGAGCAGTGGATG GAGGACAGCGAGCGTTACTCGCGCCACTCACGGAGACACACATCG ATCTCGGATGACGAGGAGCGGATGTCTGTTGGAAGTAGGGGCAGTTTGAGG CCTACAGACTATGGGGGATTTTTGGGCTCCGGTTCCAGGGCCTCGTCACGGGCCAGTTCAGCTCGTGCCAGCCCTGTG GTGGAAGAGAGATCTGACTTCTTGGAAAAG GGATCAAGGACAGCATCTACTCTCTCTGCTGCCACTTTGGCCTCACTAGGTGGGGGCTTTTCTCGGAGAGGCAGCTGTGACACTTCCATATCGGTCGACACAGAGGCCTCCATACGAGAGATGAAG GACTCTCTGGCTGAGGCTGAAGAGAAGTATCGAAAGGCCATGGTGTCCAATGCTCAGCTAGATAATGAGAAGTCCAACCTGATGTACCAAGTAGACACACTGCGAGACACACTGATGGAGCTGGAAGAGCTGCTTTATGAGACACGCAGGGAGTGTGAAGAGAAAACAAAG GAGTACGATCGGGAGCGCCATGCTCACAACATCCTGCAGTTCCAGTTTAATGAGATGAAGGAGACGTTAAAACAGAGTGAGGAACTATTGAAG GAAGCACAACAATTGCGCTCAAAGCGGGAGAGCTATGTTAGCGAGATCTCTGATCTACAGGAAACATTGGaatggaaggagaaaaaaattgcG GCCTTAGAGAGGCAGAAGGAATATTCAGACATAATCCAAGATGAACGTGATGCACTGAGGAATGAGGTTTTCCGGCTGAGGGATGCTCTAAAG AAACATGGCATATCCCTTGGATCTGAGGTGACAACAAATGGCGAGACTGGAAACAACATGACTAATGGACCTGAATGTGTAGAATCGGCTCAAGATGGACCAGCTATGAGCGCTGACAGCATCTTAG AGAGATCTCCAGAGGATCAGGCACCTAAAATGGACAGCACATCATGCATGGAAGTGGCTTATTCAGAAGTAAAAAGAACTGAAGATATGGATTCCAGTGCAAGAGCATCATGCAGTTTTGTACAGATTCAAGAGTACTACAGAATTCCTAAAACAATTGAATATTACAGGGGTCAGTCGGTTTGTGCGGAAAATGTACCAGATGAAATAATACATGATAGTGTGGTAGCTCAGAATAATGTTATGctcaaagcagaaaaaaatgcgAACAAACAAAACGAGCAGAAGGAAGAACCTTGGGTAGAGGAGAACACAAGTGTCACTGAAGACCCAGAAAGTCTTTTGAGTCGAGGTACAAATGAAGAACTTGCACCATCCCAATTTATTAAAGCTAACAATCAGTATAAGCCTACAAACCGAACCGGTGAAGAAACAGCGGAGAAAATGGACCTACCTAGACCCACTAAAAGCTATCAAGATCCAAGAAAAGCTATTCCCAGCACAAATGTAGCAATGACCAGCTATGGAAAAGGATATCTTTCTTCAAGCAGTGAGCAAGAGTTTGAAACAGAGCTAAAATTTGAATCAGGGGCTGTGAAGAGTTGCTTCTTTACCATCCCAGTAGAAGAGAAAGGCATCGCTTCATTTTTAGACAGCTGCCAAGAAGCTTTGCCATTAGAATTTGAAGTCGTCAGGCATGAGGAATCAGATATGGCCAGAGCGGCGCAACAGGGAGAGACAAATTCTGCTGTTGatgacagaaaacacaacaGCACAAGGCTTAAGACCATGAGCAAACAGGATTGTATTGTGtcctaa